One Cryptosporidium parvum Iowa II chromosome 5, whole genome shotgun sequence DNA segment encodes these proteins:
- a CDS encoding coiled coil protein: protein IISNMPILKNELQKDRDKDEEKVEVLNKSISEKKEKLNFLENNTRNGFNNSIKKIENILINAYNQANSNYNSFFYNINMLTLPYNNLSEEPSEVLQRLNIRNENISEQDNLRMKILQGVNTELNDSLRMTLDVVLKTYKELEKIQNKIEDLILENKELKNGTFNLNMSIQELKNENNKLSRENFYLNEQIKERVSTCDKYKSALNKSIKTMKKLYFENDKYNKEISQLENQLVVSKLRVAQHNEELEHIRTLLKYYKNQVKSDYILSPAIEQIIKVEPCRIPSNNKEISKNNNQNHHKNTNIGSILSKLLFNHSSSNTRNLHKNKSKKIPLISTSYNNNSPQSLSPFSKSHCNNKQENTKYNSSLTITTPVKFKKLYNDEHSIQSTGTDYCNNDLFFNHQRICKENLFSSDDEGFIENLLSSPPSIKSAKSLK from the coding sequence ataatttcGAATATGccaattttaaaaaatgaattgCAAAAAGATAGAGACAAGGATGAAGAAAAGGTTGAAGTACTTAACAAATCTATTTcagagaaaaaagaaaaattaaattttttagaGAATAATACCAGAAATGGTTTCAACAAttcaataaagaaaattgaaaatatattaataaatgcTTATAATCAAGCAAACTCAAACTATAACTCATtcttttataatattaatatgttAACTTTAccatataataatttaagtGAAGAACCATCAGAAGTACTACAAAGGTTGAATATAAGAAACGAAAATATAAGTGAGCAAGATAATTtaagaatgaaaatattacaaGGAGTTAATACAGAATTGAATGATAGCTTAAGGATGACTTTGGATGTTGTTTTAAAAACATataaagaattagaaaaaatacaaaataaaattgaagatttaattCTAGAAAATaaggaattaaaaaatggaACATTTAACTTAAATATGTCAATAcaagaattaaagaatgaaaataataagttATCACGAGAAAATTTTTATCTAAATgaacaaattaaagaaagagTTTCAACTTgtgataaatataaaagtgctttaaataaatctattaaaacaatgaagaaattatattttgaaaatgataaatacaataaagaaataagtCAACTTGAAAATCAGTTAGTAGTATCTAAATTAAGAGTTGCTCAACATAATGAAGAACTTGAACATATACGTACATtacttaaatattataagaATCAAGTAAAAAGTGATTATATACTTTCCCCTGCAATtgaacaaattattaaagttgaGCCTTGTAGAATTCCTTCAAATAACAAGGaaatatctaaaaataataatcaaaatcaCCACAAGAATACTAATATTGGAAgtatattatcaaaattattatttaatcaTTCTTCAAGTAATACAAGAAATCTTCACAAAAATAAGTCTAAGAAAATACCATTAATAAGTACAagttataataataattcaccACAATCATTATCGccattttcaaaatctcATTGCAACAATAAGCAAGAAAATACTAAATATAATTCCTCATTAACTATTACTACTCCtgttaaatttaaaaaattatataatgatGAACACTCGATACAAAGTACTGGAACTGATTATTgtaataatgatttatttttcaatcaTCAAAGAATAtgtaaagaaaatttattttcatcagaTGATGAAGGATTTATAGAAAATCTACTAAGCAGTCCTCCATCAATAAAATCTGCAAAAAGtcttaaataa